CTTCCTGTACCAGGGCGTGGTCGATCCGCTGGGCGGCATCAACACGCTGTGGCCGCTGTTCGGCGTCGCCAACCAGATGCTGGCGGCCGTGGCGCTGGTGCTGGCTACCGTCGTGCTGGTGAAGATGAAGAAGCAGCGCTACATGTGGGTGACCGTGCTGCCGACCGTGTGGCTGCTCGCCTGCACGCTGACCGCCGGCTGGCAGAAGGTGTTCAGCGACAACCCGAAGATCGGCTTCCTCGCTCACGCCGCCAAGTTCAGCGCCGCCGCCGAGAACGGCGAAGTGTTGGCGCCGGCCAAGAGCATCGAGCAGATGCAGCAGGTCATCTTCAACGATTACGTCGATGCCGCGCTCGCGTCGATGTTCGTGCTGGTCGTGCTGTCGATCACCTTCTTCGGCATCCGCAAGGTGTTGCAGGCGCTGCGCCACGAGCACCCGACGGTGCGCGAGACGCATCACGGCGTGCATGGCGAGACCGTCAAGGCCTGAAATGAGACCCCCACGCTCACTGCATTCGCTCGGGAGGACCGGCTTTGCACAGCCGGTCCGTTCGGTCGGCACGGCGCGGTGCGCCGCGCAATCCCGGCCTCACCCCCCCAAGAGAGCCGCGGTGAACCTGCGGGTGGCGCGGTGCTTCGTTTCCGTGATGCGTATGAACATGTCCTCCGGTCGATGGTCTGCCCCACAAGGGCGGGTCGTCGTGTCTGCCGCATACCTGCCCATCCTGCAGGCGTGCGGCGGGCAGGGCATGCTCTGAGGGCACCGCCATGTTCAAGGACCTCGCACGCATGGGCGAATACCTCGGGCAAGCTGCCCGCCTCATGGTCGGGCTGCCGGACTACGATACCTATGTCCAGCACATGCGCATGAAGCACCCGGACCAGGCGCCCATGACGTATGAGGAATTTTTCCGTGAACGCCAGGAGGCGCGCTTCGGCGGCGCCTCCGGCAAATGTTGCTAGGCCGGCGTCGATGACGACGACGGCTTTCACCGATGTACCACCCTCCTCCTATTGGCCGGGGTCGGCGCAAGCCTTCCCCGGCATCTTTTTTGGAGAGAGTCTCGATGACCCCTCATGAATCCATCCCGGTCACCCTGCTGACCGGTTTCCTCGGCGCCGGCAAGACGACGCTGCTCAATCGCCTGCTGGCCGCCAATCACGGCCAGCGCATCGCCGTGGTCGAGAACGAGTTCGGCGCCGCCGGCATCGACGGCGCGCTGCTCGACCGTGCCGCGGTGTCGGTGGTCGAGCTTTCGAACGGCTGCATCTGCTGCACCGTGCAGGGCGAGCTGGGGGACGCACTGGCCGGCCTGCTGGCCCGGCGTGACACGGGCGAGCTGGCGTTCGACCGGCTCATCGTCGAAACCACCGGTCTGGCCGACCCGGCGCCCGTGGTGCAGACCTTTTTCAATGACGCGCGGCTGCGCGAGCGCTACCGGCTGGACGGCGTCGTCACCGTCGTCGACGCGGTGCATTTCGACGGCCAGTTCCGGCGCGAGCGCGTCGCCGCCTCGCAGGTCGCCTTCGCCGACCGGCTGCTCATCTCGCACGCCGATCTGGTGACGCCGGAAGCGCTGTACGAGCTCTGTACGCGGCTGCAGCGCGTCAATGCGCGCGCGCCGCTCATCGTCGCCGGCAGCGCGGACGAGAGCTGGCGCGATCTCTTTTCGATCAAGGGTTTCTCGCTGGACGAACGCGGGCTGCCGGTGCGCGGCTGGCACCCGGTGTCGCCGCGCGCGATTTCCGGCATCGCCGGCATGGCGCGCAAGTCCTGGGACGACGCGGTCGGCTCGCTGCTGCTCGAATGCGAAGCGCCGCTCGACCTGGAGCGCGTGTCCGCCTTCGTCGATGCGCTGATCAACGAGCACTCGGTCGATCTGCTGCGCTACAAGGGCATCCTGTCGATCGCGGGCGAAAACCGCCGTCTCATCTTCCAGGGCGTGCACCGCATTGCCGGCTTCGACTACGGCCGGCCGTGGGAAGCGGGTGACGCGCGCATGAGTCGCGTCGTGCTGATCGGCCGCCATCTGCCTGCAGAGGCATTGCGCGCCCGCTTTCTCGCCACCGTCGCCGCACCGGCGGCCGAAGCGGCCTGACGTGCCTGGCGCCCGCCAAGCGGGCGCCAGTGCGGCTCATCGCGCGAAATCGCCAGCCCTTTCGGGCTGGTACACCACCTTGTCTATGCGCACGCGCAGCGTGCCGCCGGCCGGGCCCGGCCAGTCGATCTCGTCGCCTTCGCTGAGCCCGAGCAGCGCGCTGCCGACCGGTGCCAGCACCGACACCGTGCCATTGCCGTCGCCCACTTCGCGCGGAAACACCAGCGTCAGGCTCTGCGTTTCGTTGGCCGGCGCGATGCTGAAGCGCACGGTCGAGTGCATGGTCACCACGTCCGGCGGCACTTCACGCGACGGCACGATGTCGGCG
The window above is part of the Methyloversatilis discipulorum genome. Proteins encoded here:
- a CDS encoding YbdD/YjiX family protein: MFKDLARMGEYLGQAARLMVGLPDYDTYVQHMRMKHPDQAPMTYEEFFRERQEARFGGASGKCC
- a CDS encoding CobW family GTP-binding protein, whose amino-acid sequence is MTPHESIPVTLLTGFLGAGKTTLLNRLLAANHGQRIAVVENEFGAAGIDGALLDRAAVSVVELSNGCICCTVQGELGDALAGLLARRDTGELAFDRLIVETTGLADPAPVVQTFFNDARLRERYRLDGVVTVVDAVHFDGQFRRERVAASQVAFADRLLISHADLVTPEALYELCTRLQRVNARAPLIVAGSADESWRDLFSIKGFSLDERGLPVRGWHPVSPRAISGIAGMARKSWDDAVGSLLLECEAPLDLERVSAFVDALINEHSVDLLRYKGILSIAGENRRLIFQGVHRIAGFDYGRPWEAGDARMSRVVLIGRHLPAEALRARFLATVAAPAAEAA
- the rnk gene encoding nucleoside diphosphate kinase regulator — translated: MSNKQNIKPNITLTELDADRLDALLSTLPARNMPGRDALAAELLRADIVPSREVPPDVVTMHSTVRFSIAPANETQSLTLVFPREVGDGNGTVSVLAPVGSALLGLSEGDEIDWPGPAGGTLRVRIDKVVYQPERAGDFAR